One region of Brachyhypopomus gauderio isolate BG-103 chromosome 9, BGAUD_0.2, whole genome shotgun sequence genomic DNA includes:
- the LOC143522374 gene encoding plasminogen-like: protein MDMHNTLLWFCFILYAEECIHCSGENYRGKISTTEGGHACQRWDSQKPHNHGYIPSMIPDKYLEENYCRNPDGESRPWCFTTSPSKRWDFCSIPRCTSVPPSIVPELTCATGEGSSYRGTVAVTESGKTCQTWASQYPHEHSRTPEKFPCRGLEKNYCRNPDNERRLWCYTTDPETRWEYCAIPSCDTAPHTEEQVMAPTEDCYEGDGSSYRGGMSETISGKKCQNWASMEPHSHYNTPQNVPKADLQENLCRNPDGDRAPWCYTTDPSVRWEYCKIERCSGQVSPVAPMPTQSGHKPLAPLPTPSRSITTPSPVKDCKVGNGADYRGRTSMTVTGITCQAWSSMIPHQHSSFTPDTHPDKGLESNNCRNPDSDENGPWCFTTDPNKKWDYCQIPDCDAPKCGQPVTKPKQCLARIVGGCVSKHHSWPWQVSLRTSSDIHFCGGTLIDAQWVLTAAHCLERSKSPSAYKVYLGVHSEGADEVSKQVRDLEKIIMGPTHIALLKLDRPVVINDKVLPACLPEKNYIVPGGTECYVTGWGNTDGILKETGFPVIENKICNSRTYLNNQVKENEMCAGDTDGGTYSCQIESGGPLVCASDNKFILQGITSLKLDCTNARKPGIYTRVSKFVDWIDREMKANA, encoded by the exons ATGGACATGCACAACACTCTCCTTTGGTTCTGCTTCATTCTTTATGCAG AGGAATGCATACACTGCAGTGGGGAGAACTACAGGGGCAAGATCTCTACCACCGAGGGTGGACACGCCTGCCAGCGATGGGACTCACAGAAACCCCATAACCATGGATACATTCCCTCCAT GATTCCTGATAAGTACCTGGAGGAGAACTACTGCAGGAACCCTGATGGAGAATCGAGACCTTGGTGTTTCACCACCAGTCCATCCAAACGCTGGGACTTCTGCTCCATCCCTCGCTGCA CATCTGTGCCACCAAGCATTGTGCCAGAGCTGACCTGTGCTACAGGAGAGGGTAGTTCCTACAGAGGAACTGTTGCTGTGACAGAGTCTGGGAAAACCTGCCAGACCTGGGCATCTCAATACCCTCATGAGCATTCTAGAACACCAGAGAAGTTCCCATGCAG AGGCCTTGAGAAAAATTACTGCCGAAACCCTGACAATGAGAGGAGACTATGGTGTTACACGACTGACCCAGAGACCCGCTGGGAGTACTGTGCCATACCCAGCTGTGACACTGCCCCACACACTG AAGAGCAAGTGATGGCTCCAACTGAGGACTGCTATGAAGGAGATGGGAGCTCGTATCGTGGAGGCATGTCAGAGACCATCAGTGGGAAGAAATGTCAAAATTGGGCCTCCATGGAACCTCATTCACATTACAACACACCTCAGAATGTTCCCAAGGC AGATTTACAAGAAAACCTATGCAGGAACCCTGATGGAGATCGTGCTCCCTGGTGCTATACCACAGATCCCTCCGTGCGCTGGGAGTACTGTAAGATCGAGCGCTGCAGCGGCCAGGTCTCCCCAGTTGCCCCAATGCCCACCCAGTCTGGGCATAAACCCCTGGCCCCCTTGCCAACTCCCTCTCGCTCCATCACCACTCCCTCTCCAGTCAAAG ATTGTAAAGTGGGAAATGGAGCCGACTACAGAGGTCGGACGTCAATGACTGTAACGGGCATAACGTGTCAAGCCTGGAGTTCCATGATCCCTCACCAGCATTCTAGTTTCACTCCTGACACACATCCAGACAAGGGTCTGGAGTCCAAT AACTGCAGAAATCCTGACAGTGATGAAAATGGACCTTGGTGTTTCACTACAGATCCTAACAAGAAGTGGGATTACTGTCAGATTCCAGACTGTG ATGCCCCAAAGTGTGGACAACCAGTGACAAAACCAAAACAGTGCCTTGCCCGTATTGTTGGAGGATGTGTTTCTAAACATCATTCCTGGCCGTGGCAAGTCAGTTTAAGAACCAG TTCTGATATTCATTTCTGTGGAGGAACGTTAATCGATGCACAGTGGGTCCTGACAGCAGCACACTGCCTTGAGAG ATCTAAGAGTCCGTCCGCCTACAAAGTGTACCTAGGAGTTCACTCGGAGGGTGCAGATGAGGTGTCCAAGCAGGTCCGTGACCTGGAGAAAATTATCATGGGCCCAACACATATTGCACTTCTCAAGCTCGACAG GCCAGTTGTTATAAATGATAAGGTGTTGCCTGCATGCTTACCGGAGAAAAACTACATTGTTCCAGGTGGCACAGAATGCTACGTTACAGGATGGGGCAATACAGACG GTATTTTGAAGGAGACTGGCTTTCCTGTCATTGAGAACAAAATATGCAACAGCAGAACATACTTGAACAACCAGGTGAAAGAAAATGAGATGTGTGCAGGTGACACCGATGGGGGAACTTATAGTTGTCAG ATTGAGAGCGGTGGTCCCTTAGTGTGTGCCTCAGACAATAAGTTCATCCTTCAGGGAATAACCTCACTGAAGCTTGATTGTACCAACGCCAGGAAGCCCGGCATATATACCCGTGTGTCCAAGTTTGTGGACTGGATTGACAGAGAGATGAAAGCAAATGCTTGA